The Pelosinus sp. IPA-1 genome includes the window TGATGTGGTAATACTCCTGATAGCCAGCATTGCTATTGGGGGGGCGATGGCCGGAGCATTGGCCATGACGGCGAATACCTACTTTTCGGAAACCATAACTTCACTAGTGGGTGAATATGGGGAATTTGATTTCCTGATTAATGTACGAGAGGAAGCAAAAGAAGACGGACGAGCGCAGATTGAAAATGTTATAAATCAAGTGTTTCCCGGTGCGAGTCTAAAAGAAGGCCCAACCTTAACGGGGCTGACAAGTTTTTTAGTTGGTGTACCTGCCGAATACAAAACAAAGCAGATATATGAGACGGTTGATCAAATATTTGGCAGTGTTCCAGGGCGGTCAGGAATCAGCATTATGACCGAACCAAGGATAACATTAAAAGCGGTACCCGATGGAGCTAAAGATTTAGTCATTGATCAGGTGATGCAAGTCAATGGAGTGTTGTTTGCTTTCCGAGACGGGGGATCGGTTACGGTCTTGGTACAATCATTGGCACAAGCTTCAACGGTAAATGCTGACATAGAACGCCTTTTAGGTCAATATCAATTAATCGATATAGCTTTTCCTGTTGGCAGTGAACCCGAAAATCCGATTCGCTTAGGTGAACAGCTTGCTGATGCGCTTCGGGCCGATAGGGCGGTTGGTTTTGCCGAAAGCGTATCTGCTGATACTAAGCGCAATGACATGACTTATTTTGTTAGCACTATGATAGAACTCAGAAAGTTCTTAACCGCCTACGCAACAAAAACTATCATTCGTTTGGCTGCAGGTGTGACCTTGCGTCCAGGTGATGTAATTGCATTTCAAGGAGCATCACCCAATATTGTTGCCCCAGGAACTGCTGTTGATCCAACTAATGTTTTGGCACAAGTAACAGCTATAAAGGGCAACGGTATAGCCGAAGGCATGGTCATTCAAGGCGATGCCAAGCAGTTACATGAAGGCCAGGGTTTTTTAGTTAGCGGCTCTACGATTACTTCACCTATTGGAACCGCAACTTTTAATAATCCCCGGAGTGAACTTGGCAATGCGTTAGGAGAGACATCCAAGCTAGTCACTCAAATACCTGGATTTGCTCAAGATGCACAGAGCATGATCGGAATCGCCAATAAATCTCTTGATAACTATAACATCAGTTTGGGAGCCGTTGAACAGACATTAACCAGTTTAGGTAATGCCGGAGCTACTCTCCAAGCAGCTACTAGCGGGTTAGCAGGTTTAGACACGAGTGCGATACAATTGCAGCTAGGCAATTCGGCCCAGGCAATGGGGAACCTTGTGAATACGCTGCAAGTGATTCGTCTGATAAATTCGGATGTTGCGTCATCTATTAATGAAATGACTGCGATGCAGCAAAATCTCACGAATCTTCAAACGCGGCTGCGTACGCTGGACAGTGTCGCAGCTGACGCTCGACGGGCTCAGGCTGCCATCAACAATATCAAGGACAACGGTAGCAGTACAATTGCCAGTTTACGAAATTTTGATACAGAGGGGGCACGTCAGACCCTCAATACAACCGGGGGACGTCTTGGGCAATTGCAACAATTTAACACACCACTAGTGGCGGCACAGTTGCAGTACCTTGAGGCTGCCGTGCCAAATTTAAGCGATGAAGAGATTAGCCGGTCTGTCAAGCTTATGGATCAGTTCATTGCCGGTCAGGTTATACCCAGCCAGCATCTGCAAATTCTGACAAAAAGCAATGTTGCCACGGAGCTGGCAACGCCTACGGTCTATAAAGTAGTCGGGCATACAAACGTATCGCTGTATAAATCATCATTAGGAGTCATAGAACCAGATCCCCGTGCCGAAGTAATGATGATTTTGACCCAGGTAAAAGCTGTCTTAGCTGGACTAGTCTCGCTGGTTGCAACCATTGCGTTCTTAACCTTAGATCACACTGCTGTCATGACCGTAATTAGGAGAGAGCGTACTGTTATTCGAAAGCCGCCAGCCAAAGGCTGGAGAAGGCTATGGGGAGGGATTGAAAATGTCTTTACAGCTCCCGAATGCCTATACGGTATGGGGATTGGCGCATTGCTTCTCACTATTATGTTTGCTTTATCAGGTGGCGGTATTCCATATATGCCATGGATAGGAGTACCTATTTTGGGAGCTGCCTTGGGTTTATTCATAGCAAATAATGCAGAAAAAATCAACCCTGTTGCGAGTGATGAAATTAGTGCTGGCGAAGCGCTGGGATTATCATTTGACGAGATTATGCGTGAGATTGTAATTCCTAATGCCCGTCCAGGCTTACTACAAAAGCTAAATCGACGAAAAATGAAATTTAAATAAGCGGGTGCTATCATGCTTGTCATTGAAGAATTACATAAACGATTTGGTAATTTAAAAGCAATAGATGGTTTAAGCTTGTCAGTTAATATCGGAGAAATTCTTGTCCTGATGGGGCCGTCGGGTTGCGGCAAGTCCACGACGATTCGAACGGTTAATCGTCTAATTGAACCCGATCAAGGCACTATTCTGTTTCATGATACAAATATCCTTACGCTGGAACCTGATGAGCTGCAAAAAATTCGCAAGCGTATAGGATTTGTTTTTCAGCATTTTAATTTGCTTGGTCGATTAACTACTTTGGAAAATGTAATGTTTGGCTTAGTAATGAGTGGAATGGATCGTGATACTGCGCAAGGTAAGGCGACCGAAGCATTAACTAAGGTTGGAATGGAAGGGCATTTATATCATAAACCAACCCAATTGTCTGGCGGTCAACAGCAGCGTGTGGGCATTGCCAGAGCATTGGCTTATGAGCCGGAGTTGATGATGTGGGATGAACCAACAGCATCCCTGGACCCCATCTTGGTGCGAGAGGTATTGGTCGTCATGGAAGAGCTGGCACGGTATCGAGCCAGTACTATGATAGTCGTGACTCATGAACTATCTTTTGCTTTGCGGGTTGCGGATAGAATTGTACTCATGGATAAGGGCAAATTCGTAGAAGAAGGAAAGCCTTCACAGGTATTTGTTAATCCCACTTCGGACATCGGACAGAAATATAAGGAACTAATTGAATATCAGATGAATACGAGTGCCCAGAGTCTTTCAGGTAAAAGTAAAGCGCACCAGTAATTTGCATTTATAAAGAGAAAATTTGAGTAAAGGACGATATGATATGTGTAAGAAAATGATTTTAGCAGGTGAATCATCAGGGATAAGGGAGCAAAGATTATCCTTAAAGCCGCAGGAAAAAACTTGGGGAAGTTAATCGTCGGGCTGACCTTCATAGTGCCATTGTGCTTACAGTTGAATTCAATCAACTTTTTATGATTATATCTTAATTTAGGATAATGTTTATGAATAAGAAAGGTGATATCATGGGGATATATGTTCGGTTATTCCGTTACATAAAGCCATATAGATTGACAATAGTAGTTGCCCTAGTTTGCACGATTTTAGCCTCAGCGGTTAATCTCTATTTACCGAAAATTATTGGAGATGTTATTGATAATGTGTTGGCGACAAAAGATACTGATATGCTTAACTTAATTGCAATCAGTGTTATTGTCTTAATTGTACTCCAAGGTATCTTTATGTATGGCCAAACATATCTTATGGCTTACTCTAGCCAAAAGATCGTTATAGATATTCGCAGAGCTTTGTATCAACACCTACAAAGATTATCGATGTTATTTTTTGAAAAACGTCCGATAGGCACAATCATGAGTTACATTACTAATGATGTGGCTGCGCTACAAACAGCTTTAGTTAGTAATGTAATTGATTTCGTTAGTCACTCAGTAACATTGATTGGGTCAATCATATTGTTGATCTATATAAACTGGAAACTTTCTTTGTTGATGTTTATTAGCTTCCCGCTTATCTTATATACGTTAAATGTGTCCGGCCATAGAATGCGAGTAAAGAGTCGGACTTTACAGGAGCGCACTGCCGACATTTCTGCATTCCTTCAGGAAAATATCTTAGCGATTAGGGTTATTAAGTCATTTTCCCGAGAAAACTACGAATTAGAGCAATTTGATAAGGAAAATAACCGTAATTTTCAAGCGCAAATGAAGATTGTTCAAGTGATGGCTATTATTACACCTATTATTAATATACTCTCAACCATTGGCATTACAGCTATCATTTGGTTCGGTGGACGCGAAGTGATAAACGGCAACTTAACTTCTGGCTCTCTTATATCCTTTCTCGTATATGTGATCAACCTACCCACTCCTGTCAAGCGCCTAAGTAATGTATATGCAGATATCCAACGTGCATTAGCAGCTGCGCAACGAATATTTGAAGTGATTGATATCGATCCGGAAGTTAAAGATGTAAGGGGTGCTAAGGAGTTACCATCTGTAGACGGATACTTAACCTTCACCAATGTTTCATTTGAGTATGAGGAAGGTAAGCCAGTTTTAGCTAATGTCTCATTTGAAGCCAGACCGGGAGAGCTAATTGCTTTAGTGGGACCTAGCGGTGCAGGCAAAACAACGGTAGTAAATCTGATCCCTAGGTTTTATGACCCTATAGACGGTTCAATTAGTATTGATAACATCAATATCAATACAGTTACATTGCAGTCCCTTCGTGAGCAAATTGGTATTGTGCCCCAGGAAACGATCTTGTTTAATGGAACAATTTATCAAAACATTTTATACGGAAATTTGGGGGCTTCAAAGGAAGATGTTATTGCTGCGGCAAGGTAGCAAATGCTGACAACTTTATTATGGAAATGCCTAATGAATATGAAACTCCGATTGGGGAACGAGGAACACAACTATCTGGTGGGCAACGACAGCGTATTGCGATAGCCAGGGCGGTTTTAAAGAACCCACGCATACTTATTCTTGATGAAGCTACTTCAGCTTTGGATACTGAAAGTGAACAGTTAGTTCAGCAAGCGCTTGATAGACTTATGAATGGACGAACATCTTTTGTTATTGCTCATCGGTTATCTACTGTGCAACGTGCCAATCTGATAATTGTCATGGACAAAGGCAAGATTGTTGAGCAAGGAGATCATGACACACTAATCAAAGCAGGTGGATTATACAGCAGATTGTACCGTATTCAATTTAATACCTAAAATAAATTTGCGAGAGTATAACACCCAAACTAACTTTCTATTTCGTGTTTTAGTATCATCTGTCTATCAATCAAACACATGTTGAGTGTGCTGCGTTGATGAGAGGAGGTAGGCTGATGTAGCTGGGGTATTAGGTTTATAAAAAAAACATGTATGTTTATGTTCGCTCAGGCTTAGGATTGAGCGATTTTTTTGTTGGGGGCGACGACACCCTTACAGTTTTAAGGCTGAGACACTAGTTACGTGCAGGGGAAGATCGAATTAAAAACCGGGGAACTAAGAGAGAGGCAGTGTCATAATGACCATAAATTTATTAAAAATGTGCAAATTTACTAAATTGCGGAGGTGAAATGTTGAACAATGCCGAATAATAATGCCAAATAATATTAAAATTTTGGGAATCGGTAAATTACAGGAGGTATCCTTTTATGTTGAATCAAACTGTTCTGGCGCTTGGAAAAAAGCGCTCGACAATTCGTGAAATCTTTGAATTTGGTAACCAGCGTGCAAAGATTGTTGGTCGGGAAAATGTCTTTGATTTTTCGATTGGCAATCCCAATGTACCTGCACCAAATTCAGTGCAGCAGGCAATTTGTGACATAATTAATACCCAGAACCCAGCAACTGTTCATGGCTATACTTCGGCGCAGGGGACCGAAGATAGTCGTGCAGCAATTGCGGAGTCCTTAAATGCACGTTTTGGAACCGATTATTCGGCAAAGAATCTGTATCTCACTGTTGGTGCTGCCGCATCTATTTCAATATGCTTTAAAGCACTAACAGCTTCGCCAGAGGATGAGTTCATTGTTTTTGCCCCCTATTTTCCAGAGTATCAGGTGTTTATCGAGCACGGATCTGGTGCTAAGTGTGTATTAATCCCAGCGCAGGAGCAAGACTTTCAGATTAACTTCGAAGAATTCGAGAGAAAGCTAAGTCCTCATACGAAGGGGGTTGTGATTAATTCACCTAACAATCCATCCGGCGTAGTTTATTCGGATGAGACTGTCTGTCGACTGTCTGCACTTCTCAATAAAAAGGCCGAGGAATATGGTCATCCGATTTATTTAATTTCTGATGAACCTTACCGTGAGATTATTTATGATGGAATAGAAGTTCCGTTTATCGCACCGAAATACAAGAATACTTTGGTTTGTTATTCTTATTCTAAGTCTTTATCTCTTCCCGGTGAACGCATTGGTTATGTTCTGGTGCCTAACGCGGTAGATAATTTTGAAGACGTATATGCTGCTGTGTGCGGTGCAGGACGAGTTCTGGGCTATGTTTGTGCACCAGCGCTATTTCAGCAGGTTATTGCTCGTTGTGCAGCGGATACGGCCGATCTTTCTATTTACGAAGAAAATCGTAAACTTCTATTTGAAGGTTTGACTTCTATGGGTTACAACTGTATAAAACCAGAAGGTGCATTCTATCTGTTCCCGCAAACGCTGGAAGCGGATGATTATGCATTCTGTGAACGCGCCAAAAAGTATGATCTATTGCTCGTGCCAGGTGCGGATTTCGGTGCT containing:
- a CDS encoding amino acid ABC transporter ATP-binding protein — its product is MLVIEELHKRFGNLKAIDGLSLSVNIGEILVLMGPSGCGKSTTIRTVNRLIEPDQGTILFHDTNILTLEPDELQKIRKRIGFVFQHFNLLGRLTTLENVMFGLVMSGMDRDTAQGKATEALTKVGMEGHLYHKPTQLSGGQQQRVGIARALAYEPELMMWDEPTASLDPILVREVLVVMEELARYRASTMIVVTHELSFALRVADRIVLMDKGKFVEEGKPSQVFVNPTSDIGQKYKELIEYQMNTSAQSLSGKSKAHQ
- a CDS encoding pyridoxal phosphate-dependent aminotransferase; protein product: MLNQTVLALGKKRSTIREIFEFGNQRAKIVGRENVFDFSIGNPNVPAPNSVQQAICDIINTQNPATVHGYTSAQGTEDSRAAIAESLNARFGTDYSAKNLYLTVGAAASISICFKALTASPEDEFIVFAPYFPEYQVFIEHGSGAKCVLIPAQEQDFQINFEEFERKLSPHTKGVVINSPNNPSGVVYSDETVCRLSALLNKKAEEYGHPIYLISDEPYREIIYDGIEVPFIAPKYKNTLVCYSYSKSLSLPGERIGYVLVPNAVDNFEDVYAAVCGAGRVLGYVCAPALFQQVIARCAADTADLSIYEENRKLLFEGLTSMGYNCIKPEGAFYLFPQTLEADDYAFCERAKKYDLLLVPGADFGAPGHMRISYCVQTETVLRALPLFKKLAKEYGL